One window of the Rhipicephalus sanguineus isolate Rsan-2018 chromosome 2, BIME_Rsan_1.4, whole genome shotgun sequence genome contains the following:
- the LOC125757458 gene encoding uncharacterized protein LOC125757458, translating into RTGGNETLNTCGRIPVLLANYRSINNKVDEFSSLVATTQAKIIMGTESWLDSTIPDTEIFPHGFTIYRKDRNRHGGGAFILVANEWTSEEISFNNSAEAVWCRVYLPKGNTVVFGCFYCPPDSGDTPMTLLSEMVQSIPDSVFLSGDLNLPDFDWTTCSTHNRSSVYTSFGEFLSVFGFFFQYVNVPTRHDAILDLILCNDPNVVSTVSVIPGISDHKVIVTDLSIKNVQIAQAIPRKIFLYEHCDYDSVSAELELYYPTFLLLAESRCSLALWSSFRDKLLNAVEAHVPSRILKKRTKQKPWFNGDIRRLIRKARSSYRKFRKNSTASNEQELRNANLMLKSAVKIRKDSFFCPAE; encoded by the coding sequence AGAACCGGAGGAAACGAGACTTTAAACACGTGTGGGCGCATACCTGTGCTTCTTGCGAACTATCGAAGTATTAATAACAAAGTTGACGAGTTTTCATCCCTTGTGGCGACTACTCAAGCGAAAATTATCATGGGTACAGAATCTTGGCTGGACAGTACGATACCTGATACTGAGATCTTCCCACATGGATTCACTATTTATAGGAAAGATAGAAATCGCCACGGCGGGGGCGCATTCATTCTTGTTGCGAACGAGTGGACTAGCGAGGAAATTTCTTTTAATAATTCAGCCGAAGCAGTGTGGTGCCGCGTTTACTTACCGAAGGGAAATACTGTCGTTTTTGGTTGTTTCTATTGTCCGCCGGACAGTGGTGATACTCCTATGACACTGCTTTCTGAAATGGTACAGTCAATTCCAGACAGTGTATTTTTGAGTGGGGATTTGAACCTACCAGATTTTGATTGGACAACCTGTAGTACACATAATAGGTCATCAGTGTATACTTCGTTTGGTGAATTCTTGagtgtttttggttttttttttcaatatgtgAATGTTCCCACTAGACATGATGCCATTCTGGACTTGATCTTATGTAACGACCCCAATGTTGTTTCCACTGTGTCGGTGATTCCTGGTATAAGCGACCATAAGGTCATTGTGACAGACTTAAGCATAAAAAACGTTCAAATAGCACAGGCAATACCAAGAAAAATTTTCCTGTATGAACATTGTGACTATGATTCTGTTTCTGCAGAATTAGAGTTGTATTACCCAACATTCTTGCTTTTGGCAGAAAGCCGTTGTTCTTTAGCGCTGTGGTCTTCTTTCCGTGATAAGCTACTTAACGCAGTTGAAGCTCATGTACCAAGTAGGATACTAAAAAAGAGAACGAAACAAAAACCTTGGTTCAATGGTGACATTCGCCGGTTAATTAGGAAAGCACGAAGTTCGTACAGAAAATTTCGTAAAAATAGTACCGCGTCTAATGAACAAGAGCTGAGGAACGCAAACCTGATGCTGAAATCAGCAGTAAAAATAAGAAAGGATTCATTTTTTTGCCCAGCTGAGTAA